One window of Sphingomonas paeninsulae genomic DNA carries:
- a CDS encoding NAD(P)-dependent alcohol dehydrogenase: MTQAIGYAAQSADTLVAPFTFERRALRADDVAMDILYCGVCHSDLHQARNDWGNTMYPVVPGHEIIGRVTAIGSDVTSVKIGDVAAIGCMVDSCMECGDCHEDHEQYCAKGSTLTYNGKDRRDGSPTYGGYSDHIVARDHFVIKLPEGLDAERAAPLLCAGITTWSPLRRWNVGSGTRVAVAGLGGLGHMGVKLAVGLGADVTVLTSSPNKVEDALALGAHRVVLTSDPAAMKAAARSFDMVLDTIPVAHDVSPYLRLLATRGVHVIVGAIAMLPEIHSGMLLSGQKSLAGSGIGGIAETRELLEFCAEKNILPDTETIAMQDILHAYDRMERNDIKYRFVIDMASLAKEKA; the protein is encoded by the coding sequence ATGACACAGGCAATCGGTTACGCAGCACAAAGCGCGGATACGCTCGTCGCTCCCTTCACGTTCGAACGCCGCGCTCTGCGTGCCGACGACGTAGCGATGGACATTCTTTATTGCGGGGTTTGCCATTCGGACCTGCATCAGGCGCGCAACGACTGGGGCAACACGATGTATCCAGTCGTTCCCGGACATGAAATCATCGGTCGCGTCACCGCCATCGGCAGCGACGTGACGAGCGTAAAGATCGGTGACGTGGCCGCAATCGGGTGCATGGTCGATAGCTGTATGGAATGTGGCGACTGCCATGAGGATCATGAGCAATATTGTGCGAAAGGTTCGACCCTGACGTACAATGGCAAAGATCGTCGCGACGGATCGCCAACCTATGGTGGCTATTCGGATCATATCGTTGCGCGCGACCATTTCGTCATCAAATTGCCCGAAGGTCTGGATGCCGAACGCGCGGCACCGCTCCTGTGCGCAGGCATCACGACCTGGTCGCCGCTCCGCCGCTGGAATGTCGGATCGGGCACGCGCGTTGCCGTGGCTGGTCTGGGTGGACTTGGTCACATGGGGGTCAAGCTGGCGGTCGGGCTGGGCGCGGACGTGACCGTGCTGACCAGTTCGCCGAACAAGGTCGAGGACGCGCTGGCGCTGGGTGCGCACCGCGTCGTGCTGACCAGCGATCCTGCCGCAATGAAAGCTGCTGCACGCAGTTTCGACATGGTGCTCGATACGATCCCGGTTGCTCATGATGTCAGCCCCTATCTGCGGCTGCTCGCGACGCGGGGCGTCCACGTCATCGTCGGCGCAATTGCGATGCTGCCGGAAATCCATTCGGGGATGCTGCTGAGCGGTCAGAAATCGCTGGCTGGATCCGGCATCGGGGGCATTGCCGAAACGCGGGAATTATTGGAATTTTGTGCTGAAAAGAACATCCTGCCGGATACTGAGACCATCGCCATGCAGGATATCTTGCACGCCTATGATCGCATGGAGCGTAACGACATTAAATATCGCTTCGTCATCGACATGGCGAGTTTGGCTAAAGAAAAGGCCTGA
- a CDS encoding TetR/AcrR family transcriptional regulator: MSAAQPAPETWQSPPFVAQTPSGSDTILDAAARCIDRKGFDSVSLEEVAVEAGVSRTTLYRRYGNRESLFKALLITRAEPFRLWSRRIYLGPGTVMERIETVLTEAILEMQRVGWLDRSLLTGMSAAAIRLFKASHAHGADLGLAPLLSSTMNQRAAAEACVTVAELIDWTADQMIVLASAAPWSEETLRGRLRYFVMPVLVPAESCGPDAGDRLAGIERRLDMLIERSEEGRQ, from the coding sequence ATGTCTGCCGCCCAACCCGCCCCTGAAACCTGGCAATCACCACCATTCGTCGCCCAAACACCGTCGGGCAGCGACACGATACTGGATGCGGCGGCGCGGTGCATCGATCGCAAGGGGTTCGACAGCGTGTCGCTGGAGGAGGTGGCCGTCGAAGCAGGCGTGTCACGGACAACGCTGTACCGTCGCTATGGCAATCGTGAATCGCTGTTCAAGGCGCTGTTGATTACCCGCGCCGAACCGTTCCGTTTATGGTCGCGCCGTATCTACCTTGGCCCCGGCACGGTTATGGAACGGATAGAGACTGTGCTGACGGAGGCAATCCTCGAGATGCAGCGGGTGGGCTGGCTGGATCGTTCGCTGCTCACCGGAATGTCGGCCGCCGCGATCCGGCTGTTCAAGGCGTCGCACGCCCACGGGGCCGACTTGGGACTGGCGCCATTGCTGTCATCGACGATGAACCAGCGCGCGGCCGCCGAGGCCTGTGTGACGGTGGCCGAGTTGATCGACTGGACAGCGGACCAGATGATCGTGCTCGCGAGTGCCGCGCCGTGGAGCGAAGAGACGCTGCGGGGGCGGCTGCGCTATTTCGTGATGCCGGTGCTGGTGCCGGCCGAATCCTGTGGGCCAGATGCCGGGGATCGGCTGGCCGGGATCGAACGCCGTCTGGACATGCTGATCGAGCGCAGCGAAGAGGGCCGACAATGA
- a CDS encoding enoyl-CoA hydratase-related protein has product MTYEHILFEIADDIATLTINRPTLLNALSQHSLAEMTHAVDRVRDEGARVLLITGAGRAFCSGADLSPAGGTEGARQDMGRGLELGFNPLLERLARLPVPVVTAINGAAAGGGCGYALAGDIVIAGTSAYFLQPFANIGLVPDVGATWLLPRLIGRARATQMMMLGERIPAATALEWGMIYQVVDDAALMETARAMAARLAAGPTVSYGLMREGIARAATQSLSESLTMERVNQRLAGTTADHAEGVAAFLEKRKPVFRGA; this is encoded by the coding sequence ATGACATACGAACATATCCTATTCGAGATCGCGGATGATATCGCGACACTGACCATCAATCGTCCGACGTTGCTTAACGCACTGTCGCAACACTCGCTTGCCGAAATGACCCATGCCGTCGACCGCGTCCGCGACGAGGGTGCGCGGGTACTGCTGATTACCGGCGCTGGCCGGGCTTTTTGTTCGGGTGCCGACCTGTCACCCGCTGGCGGGACAGAGGGGGCGCGACAGGACATGGGCCGGGGCCTCGAACTCGGATTTAACCCGTTGCTCGAGCGGCTGGCGCGATTGCCCGTCCCCGTCGTCACTGCGATCAATGGCGCGGCGGCTGGTGGTGGTTGCGGCTATGCGCTGGCGGGCGATATCGTGATCGCCGGTACGTCGGCTTATTTCCTTCAGCCCTTTGCCAATATCGGGCTTGTCCCCGATGTCGGCGCGACGTGGTTGCTGCCGCGCCTGATCGGTCGGGCGCGTGCAACCCAGATGATGATGCTGGGTGAGCGCATTCCCGCTGCGACCGCATTGGAATGGGGCATGATCTATCAGGTGGTGGACGATGCCGCGCTGATGGAGACCGCGCGCGCGATGGCAGCGCGGCTCGCCGCTGGCCCGACGGTTTCCTATGGCCTGATGCGCGAAGGGATCGCGCGGGCAGCGACGCAATCCCTGTCGGAATCCCTGACGATGGAACGCGTCAATCAGCGGTTGGCCGGGACCACCGCCGACCATGCCGAGGGCGTCGCGGCTTTCCTCGAAAAGCGCAAACCGGTCTTTCGCGGGGCCTGA
- a CDS encoding SDR family NAD(P)-dependent oxidoreductase, translating to MDITKLFDVAGKTALVTGGSGGIGYMIAEGLARAGCKVFIVSRKVAGITAAAERLSAFGSVTPIAADLGTAEGVAAVAAQVNAGTLNILVNNAGTTWGAPIDEFPREGFEKVLKLNLLAPFELTKSLLPALRAGATAEDPARVINIASIDGLKLPEWESYPYSATKSGLIHMTRHLGKFLAGENISVNAIAPGLFPSKMSDTIVDFSDPDAVAAMASPLGARVGTPEDISGAVLYLSSRAGAWLTGVTIPVGGGRGTVD from the coding sequence ATGGACATCACGAAACTTTTCGACGTTGCAGGCAAAACGGCGCTCGTAACCGGCGGCTCGGGCGGCATCGGTTATATGATCGCGGAGGGGCTGGCACGCGCTGGGTGCAAAGTTTTCATCGTCTCTCGCAAGGTCGCAGGAATCACCGCTGCGGCTGAACGGCTTTCCGCGTTTGGGAGTGTTACGCCGATTGCTGCCGACCTCGGCACCGCCGAAGGCGTGGCGGCGGTCGCGGCACAGGTCAACGCGGGTACGCTGAACATCCTCGTCAATAATGCCGGCACCACATGGGGGGCGCCGATCGACGAATTCCCGCGTGAGGGTTTCGAAAAGGTGCTGAAGCTCAACCTGCTCGCACCGTTCGAGCTGACCAAATCACTCCTGCCTGCACTTCGGGCGGGCGCAACTGCGGAAGATCCCGCGCGCGTTATCAACATTGCGTCGATCGATGGTCTGAAATTACCGGAGTGGGAAAGCTATCCCTATTCGGCCACGAAATCGGGCCTGATCCACATGACGCGCCATCTCGGCAAGTTCCTTGCGGGTGAGAATATCAGCGTGAATGCAATCGCGCCGGGCCTCTTCCCATCGAAAATGAGCGATACGATCGTCGATTTCAGCGATCCCGATGCCGTTGCGGCTATGGCGTCTCCCCTGGGCGCACGGGTCGGTACGCCAGAGGACATTTCCGGCGCGGTTCTGTATCTGTCGTCAAGAGCAGGGGCGTGGCTGACGGGCGTTACGATCCCGGTCGGTGGCGGGCGTGGTACGGTTGACTAA
- a CDS encoding acetyl-CoA C-acetyltransferase codes for MAEAYIIDAVRTPRGTGKVGKGALAHMHPQHLAATVLKAIAERNNLNTADVDDVIWSTSTQKGKQGGDMGRMAALDAGYDQRVSGTTLDRFCGGGISSVSFAAGQIMSGLEDLVIAGGTEMMSLTATIAQEEMAAGLKPLGMGSGNARLQEAYPQSHQGVCGDAIASMEGISREALDALGLESQRRAAVAVAEGRFDKSLVPVTDESGVVVLEKDEFPRPQTTAEGLAALKPSFEAIGSMPLDEKGTTFNSLINKKYPDVKITHSHHAGNSSGVVDGAAAILLSSKEYADAHGLKPRARILAAVNIGDDPTLMLNAPVPAAKKALARAGLTVDDIDLWEINEAFAVVAEKFIRDLKLDRDKVNVNGGAIALGHPIGATGAILIGTLLDELERRDLKRGLVTMCAAGGMAPAIIIERV; via the coding sequence ATGGCCGAAGCATATATCATCGACGCTGTCCGCACCCCTCGCGGCACGGGCAAGGTTGGCAAAGGCGCGCTGGCGCACATGCACCCCCAGCATCTCGCCGCAACGGTGCTGAAAGCGATTGCCGAGCGCAACAATCTGAACACCGCCGATGTCGATGACGTGATCTGGTCGACCTCCACGCAAAAGGGCAAGCAGGGCGGCGACATGGGCCGCATGGCCGCACTGGACGCAGGCTATGACCAGCGTGTCAGCGGCACGACGCTGGACCGCTTCTGCGGCGGCGGCATCAGTTCGGTCAGCTTTGCAGCCGGACAGATTATGTCGGGTCTGGAAGATCTGGTCATCGCCGGCGGCACCGAGATGATGTCACTGACCGCGACGATCGCGCAGGAAGAAATGGCGGCGGGCCTTAAGCCACTTGGCATGGGGTCGGGCAATGCGCGCCTTCAGGAAGCCTATCCTCAGTCGCATCAGGGCGTATGCGGGGACGCGATCGCATCGATGGAAGGGATCAGCCGCGAAGCACTCGACGCGCTCGGTCTTGAGAGCCAGCGTCGCGCTGCTGTCGCCGTTGCCGAAGGCCGTTTTGACAAGAGCCTTGTTCCTGTCACCGACGAGAGCGGCGTTGTCGTTCTTGAAAAGGATGAGTTCCCCCGCCCGCAGACCACGGCAGAGGGCCTTGCCGCGCTGAAGCCATCGTTCGAGGCGATCGGTTCGATGCCGCTTGACGAAAAGGGCACGACGTTCAATTCGCTGATCAATAAAAAATACCCCGATGTGAAGATTACCCACTCCCACCATGCCGGTAACAGTTCGGGCGTGGTCGATGGCGCAGCTGCGATCCTGCTGTCCTCGAAGGAATATGCCGACGCGCATGGCCTGAAGCCCCGCGCCCGCATCCTTGCCGCCGTCAACATCGGTGACGATCCGACGCTGATGCTCAACGCTCCCGTGCCCGCCGCCAAAAAAGCACTGGCCCGCGCTGGCCTGACGGTTGACGACATCGACCTGTGGGAAATCAACGAAGCCTTCGCCGTCGTCGCTGAAAAGTTCATTCGCGACCTGAAGCTCGATCGCGACAAGGTGAACGTCAACGGCGGTGCCATCGCTCTTGGTCACCCGATCGGCGCGACCGGCGCTATCCTGATCGGCACATTGCTCGACGAACTCGAGCGCCGCGACCTGAAGCGTGGCCTCGTCACGATGTGCGCAGCGGGTGGCATGGCCCCTGCGATCATCATCGAACGCGTCTGA
- a CDS encoding amidohydrolase family protein — translation MQMEDLIMISVDDHAVEPPEAFIRHYPEGKKDRAPKIIDKNGKDVWSWAGRHYPTIGLNAVVGRPRSEYGMEPTRFEQLRPGCFDPKARVDDMNVNGILSSLNFPTMPSFAGGTFLAVPEKDEALLAIRAWNDWHVLEWCGSAPGRFIPMIILPLWDINETLTEMRRMSKLGVHAISFPDNPALVGLPSLHNEYWEPFWKECCALQMVINCHIGTGARAEHASEETPIDAWITTMPMSISNSAADWLFGSFWKRYPDLRMALSEGGIGWIPYFLERADFTYEHHHEWTFSDFGKERPSDVFKRQIVTCFIDDQFGLKNLEYMNPKMVCYEADYPHSDTLWPNCPEFLWASLLGQPQDVIDDITHKNAMRLYNFDPFTALGGRENCTVKALRYLGRDVDISPRENLGGLKTESMNLVGEARRPVTSGEIMRMFASA, via the coding sequence ATGCAGATGGAAGACTTGATCATGATCAGCGTCGACGATCATGCCGTCGAACCGCCCGAGGCGTTCATTCGCCACTATCCCGAGGGTAAGAAGGATCGCGCGCCAAAGATCATCGACAAGAACGGCAAGGACGTCTGGTCATGGGCCGGACGCCATTATCCGACCATTGGCCTGAACGCCGTCGTTGGCCGCCCCCGTTCCGAATATGGGATGGAGCCTACCCGCTTCGAACAACTCCGCCCCGGCTGTTTCGACCCGAAAGCGCGCGTCGATGACATGAATGTCAATGGCATTCTCTCTTCCCTGAACTTCCCTACGATGCCGAGCTTTGCTGGCGGCACCTTCCTCGCCGTTCCTGAAAAGGACGAGGCATTGCTGGCGATCCGCGCGTGGAACGACTGGCATGTTCTGGAATGGTGCGGATCGGCACCCGGTCGCTTCATCCCCATGATCATTTTGCCGCTGTGGGATATAAACGAAACGCTGACCGAAATGCGGCGCATGTCGAAGCTCGGCGTTCACGCGATTTCGTTCCCCGACAATCCGGCGCTGGTTGGCCTGCCCAGCCTGCATAATGAATATTGGGAGCCGTTCTGGAAAGAATGCTGCGCCCTGCAAATGGTCATCAACTGCCACATCGGCACGGGTGCACGCGCCGAACATGCGTCCGAAGAAACGCCGATCGACGCGTGGATCACGACCATGCCAATGTCGATTTCAAACTCGGCTGCGGACTGGTTGTTCGGCTCGTTCTGGAAACGCTATCCCGACCTTCGCATGGCCCTTTCGGAAGGCGGCATCGGCTGGATTCCCTATTTCCTCGAACGTGCCGATTTCACTTACGAACATCATCACGAGTGGACGTTCAGCGACTTCGGCAAGGAACGTCCATCCGACGTGTTCAAACGCCAGATCGTAACGTGCTTCATCGACGATCAGTTCGGCCTGAAAAACCTTGAATATATGAACCCGAAAATGGTCTGCTATGAAGCGGATTATCCACACTCGGACACTTTGTGGCCCAACTGCCCCGAATTCCTGTGGGCGTCTCTGCTCGGCCAGCCACAGGATGTTATCGACGACATTACGCATAAGAACGCGATGCGGCTTTATAATTTCGACCCCTTCACCGCATTGGGCGGCCGCGAGAATTGCACCGTTAAGGCGCTGCGCTATCTCGGTCGCGACGTCGACATCAGTCCGCGTGAAAACCTCGGCGGATTGAAAACCGAAAGCATGAATCTGGTCGGTGAAGCGCGCCGCCCCGTTACTTCGGGCGAAATCATGCGGATGTTCGCCTCCGCTTGA
- a CDS encoding MarR family winged helix-turn-helix transcriptional regulator has translation MSDNAQQFIQFLDEITRARGRTNAVFRDIRMMHGMTEVENVVLTAVTGASHSPTVPQIGRSLGHPRQVIQRAADALVVRGLIEWRDNPDHKRARLLTATAEGQRLRHLADIAGIERAARFAVTIDPTLLAATVAGLRTIRESIENSLRTIGEQAEPEDGEEA, from the coding sequence ATGTCCGATAATGCGCAGCAGTTCATTCAGTTTCTCGACGAAATCACCCGCGCTCGCGGACGGACTAACGCGGTATTTCGCGATATCCGCATGATGCACGGCATGACCGAAGTTGAGAATGTCGTGCTCACCGCCGTCACCGGGGCGAGCCACTCGCCGACTGTGCCGCAGATCGGTCGCAGCCTCGGCCACCCCCGACAAGTGATTCAGCGTGCCGCCGATGCGCTCGTCGTGCGCGGCCTGATCGAATGGCGTGACAATCCCGATCACAAGCGCGCGCGCCTGCTGACAGCGACGGCTGAAGGCCAACGTCTGCGCCATCTCGCCGATATTGCAGGTATAGAACGTGCCGCGCGTTTTGCCGTGACGATCGACCCGACGCTGCTGGCGGCTACCGTTGCCGGACTGCGCACGATCCGCGAATCCATTGAAAACAGCCTTCGGACAATCGGCGAGCAAGCCGAACCCGAGGATGGGGAGGAAGCATGA